From Micromonospora auratinigra:
CCCCTCCCAGGAGGTCCAGCCGGCCGAGAAGACCATCCAGATCACGAACGGGATGATCACCTGCTTGGGGTCGATCGGGTGGTGGTGCAGCTTTCGGGTCAGCACGACGTAGCAGCCGGCCAGGCCGTACACCGCGCCGGAGGCGCCGATCGCGGCCCCGTACGGGTCGACGAGGAAGCCGAGCACCGACCCGCCGAGCGCGGCGAGCAGGTAGACGGCGAGGAACCGGGCGCCACCGAGCCGTTCCTCGACGATCCGGCCGAGCACCCAGATCCAGTAGAGGTTGAACACGACGTGCAGGATGCCGAGGACGCCCTGGGCCGGCAGGGAGTGCAGGAACGCCGAGGTGATCAGGCGGTACCACTCGCCGTGGGCGATGCCGACGTGGTGCAGCCCCGGGTACGGGCCGCCCTGGTCGACGTAGAACTGGCCGGCGTCGTCGACCAGCCCGGTGCCGAGGCTGTCGAACTGGTCGACGATCGACGGCCGGGCCAACTCCACCAGGTACGCCAGCACCACGAGCGCGATCAGCGCGTAGGTGACCACCGGGCGCGCGCTGACCCGGCCACCGAAGACGGTGCGGCCCTGGCGGACGGTGCGGCTCTCCGTGCGGACGCAGTCCGGGCAGCGGTGCCCGACCGGGGCCTCCCGCATGCAGTCCGGGCAGATGGGACGCTCGCAGCGGGTGCACCGCAGCAGCGTCGCCCGCTTGGGGTGCCGGTAGCAGGTGGTGGTGGCCTCCTCGCCGGAGGCCGGGCCGGTGCCGATGGTGTCCACGGGGTCCTCGAGTCGTTCGTGGCCGGGGGGGCGACGGAAGGCCCCCGGCCGGGGGGACGACCGAGGGCTTCGCGGTGGACGGTCAGCCTAGCCGTCCGGGTGGGGGGGTCAGTAACGGCTGAGGTTGGCCGCGGGGCTGAGCACGATGTGCGGGTTCGCCTCGGGCCGCAACCAGCGGAGCACGCCGACCAGGTGGTCGTGGGAGAGGCTGACGCAGCCGGCGGTGGGGTTGCCGCCGCTGGTGCTGAACTGGTGCAGGAAGATCCCGCTGCCGGCCCCGGGGACCGGCGTGGCCACGGTCGGGGGCATGTTGTACGTGATGACGGCGAAGTGGGTGTAGGCGGTCGTCTCCTGCCAGAGCGCCTCGCTGTAGCCACCCGGGTCGGTGGCCGTGTGCTGGAAGCTGTTGTAGGCGGACGAGTTCGGGTTCTCGTTCCACCAGTCGCCGCTGACCAGCCGGTGGTACGGGTAGCGCACCCCCGGGTCGGACGCGATGCCGTACATGGTGGGACCGATGGCGTAGACGCCGGTGGGGGTGGTGGCGACCCCCTCCACGTGGTTGTCACTGAAACCCTTGGCGCCGATGCGGGCGGGCAGCGCGGCGGAGACCGGCGTCCAGTAGCCGCGGATCCTGGCGAACGTCTCCAGGGTGGCGTAGCTGGTGGTGGCGCTGGTGGCGGTGACGACGACGACCTGGAGGGTGCCCCGGGGCAGGGTGGTCAGCCGGGCGGCCTTGTTGTCCCGGCCCGGAAAGTGCCGCTTGACGGTGGGGCCGGTCCAGGTGCCGGCCCGGGTCGTGGCGTCGCGGACGGCGGCGGACGCGGGCTCGGCACTGGCGAGGAGGACCGGGGCCGCCACCCCGGCGGCCGCGCCGAGAATGAGAGATCTCCGCTTCATTCCGAAGATCCTCGCACTTACCCCGTTTCCGCGTTGTCCCGGAAAGTGGGGAATGTGCGCGTCATCTGCGCGGACCCGACATCGGAAAGGGCCTGGAGACGGGTCAGGACCGGGTCCGCAACTCCCCGGTCCTGACCCCCAGCCGTCCGGCGTGGTAGCGGAATTCGCCGTTGCGAGCGCGGCGGGCGTGGCACGCCGCCACGCCGGGCTCAACACGGCGAGCCGGCCCGCCTGCACTCAGCTCCACGGTGCCCAACTACCGGACTTCGGCGCGCCCCCGACTCACCCCGAAGAGCCGTGAACGCCGGCTCAGGTTAGGCAGGTTCCCGCAGGTCGGACAAGCTTTTCCCGGGCCGCCCAAGTGTGATTGATGCCAAGGTGAAAAAGCGGCATGTCGGCGTAACGGGGTCAGCCGATCCGACGCTGTTCGTTGTCGAGGCGATCGGTCCGCCCGGTGCCCGGCGGGCTCCGCCGCAGGCTGCCGGCGGCGGCCGCGCCGGCGATCATCGCACCCGCCGCCAGGTGCAGCAGGCGTACCCCCGCCGGCGCCGGTGAGGTGGCGGCCGGCAGGCCGGGCAGCACCAGGGCGCCCAGCGCGGTGACCGACAGCGCCACCCGCCAGAAGACGCCGGGCCGGGCAGGCGGCAGCGGCGGGCGTACCCCGTCGAAGATCTCACCCCGGCGGGCGGCGAGCAACGCCAGGACCACCACCACGACGCCGCCGCCCACCGTGGCGAGCACGTCCGAGAACTGCCACCAGTAGAGCCCGGTCAGCGCGTGGAAGTCGGCGATGCCCAGCAGGTGCGGCCAGCGCTCGGTGTGGGTGAGCCGGTCCCAGGCGACGTGGCTGAACGCGCCGATGAGCGCCGAGCAGACGGTCACCTGCCACGGGTGCCGCACGCCGCCCAGCGCGGCGTGGTCGGGCCAGGCGAAGAGCCGCTGGCCGGGCAGGTGCACCGCGATCCCGGCGATCACCCGACGGACGATCCAGGCGTACGCCAGCGCGACCGGCAGACACCACCAGAGCAGCCCGCCGAGGGTGTGGGTCCGCGGCCCGAGCGCGTACCGGGTGCCGGTCAGCAGGTAGCCGACGTCCGGCGCGACCGCCCCGGTGGCCAGCGCCACCCCGTCGAACCAGGCCGGTCGCCACCGCTTCAACGGCAGCACCGGCGCCAGGTGCGACGGAAAGGTGAGCGGCACGATCCGAACGTACCGGCCCGGTCAGAAGTGGCGGGCCAGGTCGCCGAAGGCGGCCAGCCGGATCACCCCCGGATCACCCGGGTCCAGCTCGTCGTCCTCCAGCACCCAGGTGTTCTCGTTCGGGATGAAGACCGCGTTCATGCCGGCGGCCCGGGCCGGCAGGATGTCCGAGCGCGGCGAGTTGCCGATCATCCAGGCGTCCGCCGGGTCGAAGGCGTGCTCGCGGGCCAGCCAGCGGTAGGTGTCGACGTCCTTCTCCCGCACGATGTGCGCGGCGTCGAAGTGGTGCAGCAGCCCGCAGGCGTCGAGCTTGCGCTGCTGCTCCTCCCGGTCGCCCTTGGTGAGCAGCAGCAGCCGGTGCCGGGTGGCCAGCTCGTCGAGGGTCTGCGCGACGCCGGGCATCAGCTCCACCTGGTGGCCGACCAGCGCCGCGGCCAGCCGGTCGATCTCGGCGCGTTCCCGGTCCGTCGCCGGGCGCTCGCGCAGCTTCTCCAGGCACTCGCCGAGGCTGCGCAGGAAGACCTTGCTGCCGTAGCCGTGCGCGACCGCGTTGGCCCGCTCGATGTCGTCGAGCACGGCCCGGATCTCGGTACGGTCCAGCGTCGGATGGTCCAGCCAGGCGAGGAAGTCGTCGATCACCCGCTCGAAGAGGACGTTGTTCTCCCAGAGCGTGTCGTCGGCGTCGAAGACGAGCATCGCGGCCTGCCGGCGCTGTGTCATCGGGTACTCCTTCCGGTGGCGGACCGGGCCACGCTACTGCGCCCGGTCGCGTCCGGACATCCGGGTTTCCGGCCCCGGCCCGCGCCGGCGGGTGAGGATCAGGTCGGCGACCAGCGCCGTCCAGCCCGTCTGGTGCCAGGCGCCCAGCCCGGCCCCGTTGTCGCCGTGGAAGTACTCCGGGAAGGAGATCAGGTCCCGCCAGTCGGGGTGGGTCTGGAAGAGCTGCGCCGCCCCGTAGATCGGTCGCCGCCCCCAGTCGTCCCGGGTGAACAGGGAGATCAACCGGGCCGAGAGGTCGTCGGCGATCTCGTCCAGCGTGCACTTGCGCCCCGACCGGGTCGGGTACTCCACCTGGAGGTCGTCGCCGAAGAACGCGGCGTGGTCGCGCAACGCGCTGATCAGCAGGAAGTTGGTCGGCATCCAGATCGGGCCCCGCCAGTTGGAGTTGCCGCCGAACAGGCCGCTGGTCGACTCGGCCGGCTCGTAGCCGACGCTGAACTCCTGCCCGCCGAGGGTGACCGTGAACGGCTTGTCCAGGTGGGCGCGGGACAGCGTACGCAGCCCGTACTCGGAGAGGAACTCGTCGGTGTCCAGCATCCGGGCGAGCAGCCGGACCACCTGCTCCGGGCCGACCATGGACAGCAGCCGCTGCTGCCGCCCGTCCGGGCCCAGCCGGCGCGCGCCGATCACGTCGGCGTACTCCGGCCGGTTGGTGAGGAACCAGCGCAGCCGGGCGCCCAGCTCGGGCAGCCGGCGCAGGGTCCGGGCGGTGAGCCGGGTGACCGCGGCCAGCGGCAGCAGCCCGACCACCGAGCGCACCTTCAGGGGCACCTGGCTGCCGTCGGCCAGCCGCAGCACGTCGTAGAAGAAGGCGTCCTCGTCGTCCCAGAGCCCCTGGTCGTACGCGGCGGCGGCGATGTAGGCGAAGTGCTCGAAGAACTTCGTCGCGGTGTCCACGTACGCCCGGTCGTGCTCGGCCAGCACGATCGCCATGTCGAGCAGGTTGAGCGCGTACATGGCCATCCAGCCGGTGCCGTCGGACTGCTCCAGCACCCCGGCCACCGGCAGCGCGGCCGAGCGGTCGAACGGGCCGACGTTGTCCAGCCCGAGGAAGCCGCCCTCGAAGACGTTGTTGCCGCCGGTGTCCTTGCGGTTGACCCACCAGGTGAAGTTGAGCAGCAGCTTCTGCAGTACCCGGGCCAGGAACTCGTGGTCGCGGGAGCCGTCGATCTCGAAGACCTTCAGCGCCGCCCAGGCGTGCACCGGCGGGTTGACGTCGCCGAACGCCCACTCGTACGCGGGGATCTGCCCGTTGGGGTGCAGGTACCACTCGCGCAGCAGGAGCAGCAGTTGCGCCTTGGCGAAGCCGGGGTCGACCCGGGCGATGCTGACGCAGTGGAAGGCCAGGTCCCAGGCCGCGTACCAGGGATATTCCCAGGGGTCCGGCATGGAGATCACGTCGAAGCTGGTCATGTGCCACCAGTGGCTGTTGCGCCCGTGCCGGCGCCCGGCCGGCGGCGGCGCGGAGCCCGGGTCGCCCTCCAGCCACCGCTTCACGTCGAAGTGGTAGAACTGCTTGCCCCACATCAGCCCGGCGATCGCCTGCCGGGCCACCAGCGCCTCGTCGGCGCTCGCCCCGGCCGGGATCACCCCGGCGAAGAAGTGGTTGGCCTCGGCGCGCCGGGCCCAGAGCACCGTCTCGAAGTCGTCGCCCAGGTCGGCCGGGGCCGGCGGGGCGCCGCCCGGCGGCGGGGCGGTACGGGTCAGCCGCAGCCGGATCTGCCGCTGCCCGCCGGCCGGCACGTCGAGCACGTAGTGCAGCGCCCCCTTGGTGCCCTCCCGGTCCGGGTTGACCGTGGCCGCGCCGTTGACCACGTGGTCGTTGATGCCGTCCTTCGGGTACGGCGACCGGCCGGGCAGCCCCCACAGCCGCTCGGCGTTGGTGTCGTTGTCGCAGAGCAGCGGGGTGGGCTCGCCGTCGCCCTCCAGCAGCAGCTGGCCGAGCACCCAGTGCTCACCGACCAGCCGGGAGCCCGTGCCGACCAGCTTCGGCACCCGGTCGCCGCCGGGCAGCCCCCAGGCCCAGGTGTTGCGGAACCAGAGGCTGGGCAGCACGTGCAGGGTCTCGTCCCGGTCCCCCCGGTTGGCGACCGTGACCAGGATGCACAGGTCCGTCGGGGAGGCCTTGGCGTAGTCGACGGTCACCGCCCAGTACCGGTCGTCGTCGAAGATCCCCGTGTCGACCAGCTCGTACTCGGTGTCGTCGCGGCCGCGCAGGGCGTTCACCGCGACCAGCTCGTCGTAGGGGAAGGCGGCCTGCGGGTAGTGGTAGCGCCAGCGCATCCAGGAGTGCGTCGGGGTGCTGTCGAGGTACCACCAGTACTCCTTGGCGTCCTCGCCGTGGTTGCCGCCGTCGCCGCCGAGGCCGAACATCCGCTCCTTGAGGATCGGGTCGCGGCCGTTCCACAGCGCGAGCGCGAAGCAGAAGGTCTGCCGGTCGTCGCAGACGCCGGCCATCCCGTCCTCGTTCCACCGGTAGGCTCGGGACCGCGCGTGATCGTGGGGGAAGTAGTCCCACGCCGTGCCGTGTTCGCTGTAGTCCTCCCGTACCGTCCCCCACGCCCGCTCGGACAGATAGGGACCCCATGCGCGCCAGTCCTGCTCCCCGGCGTCGGCCTGGGCGAGCCGGTGCCGCTCGGGGTCGGGGGTCGCGGAGGTCGGACGGTCAGTGATCACCTGCCCATCTTCGACGCCGCCGGGGTACTTCTCCACAGCGGCCATTCTCGTCGTGGCGTGTTACACCCCGCTGCCGGTGGAGGAAAGTTGATCGACATCCGTTTCGGCCCGCAGGCCTGCGCCGACCTCACCGCCTCCGCGAGCCGGGAGTGGCTGGTCACCGACGGGCGCGGCGGCTACGCCATGGGTACGGTCGCCGGGCTGCGCACCCGCCGCTACCACGGCCTGCTGGTGGTGGCCGGGCCGACGCCGGCGTCCCGACGGGTGGGACTGGCCAGCCTCGACCCGGCGGTCACCCTGCCGTCGGGCACGCAGGTGCGCCTCGGCGCGCACGAGTGGGCCTCCGGCACCGTCGACCCGCGCGGGTTCGAGCTGCTGGAGCGCTTCGACCTGACCGACGGGGTGCCGCGCTGGCGCTGGCGGATCGGCGACGTGGTG
This genomic window contains:
- a CDS encoding HAD family hydrolase, producing MLVFDADDTLWENNVLFERVIDDFLAWLDHPTLDRTEIRAVLDDIERANAVAHGYGSKVFLRSLGECLEKLRERPATDRERAEIDRLAAALVGHQVELMPGVAQTLDELATRHRLLLLTKGDREEQQRKLDACGLLHHFDAAHIVREKDVDTYRWLAREHAFDPADAWMIGNSPRSDILPARAAGMNAVFIPNENTWVLEDDELDPGDPGVIRLAAFGDLARHF
- a CDS encoding MGH1-like glycoside hydrolase domain-containing protein, yielding MAAVEKYPGGVEDGQVITDRPTSATPDPERHRLAQADAGEQDWRAWGPYLSERAWGTVREDYSEHGTAWDYFPHDHARSRAYRWNEDGMAGVCDDRQTFCFALALWNGRDPILKERMFGLGGDGGNHGEDAKEYWWYLDSTPTHSWMRWRYHYPQAAFPYDELVAVNALRGRDDTEYELVDTGIFDDDRYWAVTVDYAKASPTDLCILVTVANRGDRDETLHVLPSLWFRNTWAWGLPGGDRVPKLVGTGSRLVGEHWVLGQLLLEGDGEPTPLLCDNDTNAERLWGLPGRSPYPKDGINDHVVNGAATVNPDREGTKGALHYVLDVPAGGQRQIRLRLTRTAPPPGGAPPAPADLGDDFETVLWARRAEANHFFAGVIPAGASADEALVARQAIAGLMWGKQFYHFDVKRWLEGDPGSAPPPAGRRHGRNSHWWHMTSFDVISMPDPWEYPWYAAWDLAFHCVSIARVDPGFAKAQLLLLLREWYLHPNGQIPAYEWAFGDVNPPVHAWAALKVFEIDGSRDHEFLARVLQKLLLNFTWWVNRKDTGGNNVFEGGFLGLDNVGPFDRSAALPVAGVLEQSDGTGWMAMYALNLLDMAIVLAEHDRAYVDTATKFFEHFAYIAAAAYDQGLWDDEDAFFYDVLRLADGSQVPLKVRSVVGLLPLAAVTRLTARTLRRLPELGARLRWFLTNRPEYADVIGARRLGPDGRQQRLLSMVGPEQVVRLLARMLDTDEFLSEYGLRTLSRAHLDKPFTVTLGGQEFSVGYEPAESTSGLFGGNSNWRGPIWMPTNFLLISALRDHAAFFGDDLQVEYPTRSGRKCTLDEIADDLSARLISLFTRDDWGRRPIYGAAQLFQTHPDWRDLISFPEYFHGDNGAGLGAWHQTGWTALVADLILTRRRGPGPETRMSGRDRAQ
- a CDS encoding DUF4184 family protein → MPLTFPSHLAPVLPLKRWRPAWFDGVALATGAVAPDVGYLLTGTRYALGPRTHTLGGLLWWCLPVALAYAWIVRRVIAGIAVHLPGQRLFAWPDHAALGGVRHPWQVTVCSALIGAFSHVAWDRLTHTERWPHLLGIADFHALTGLYWWQFSDVLATVGGGVVVVVLALLAARRGEIFDGVRPPLPPARPGVFWRVALSVTALGALVLPGLPAATSPAPAGVRLLHLAAGAMIAGAAAAGSLRRSPPGTGRTDRLDNEQRRIG
- a CDS encoding rhomboid family intramembrane serine protease, with product MDTIGTGPASGEEATTTCYRHPKRATLLRCTRCERPICPDCMREAPVGHRCPDCVRTESRTVRQGRTVFGGRVSARPVVTYALIALVVLAYLVELARPSIVDQFDSLGTGLVDDAGQFYVDQGGPYPGLHHVGIAHGEWYRLITSAFLHSLPAQGVLGILHVVFNLYWIWVLGRIVEERLGGARFLAVYLLAALGGSVLGFLVDPYGAAIGASGAVYGLAGCYVVLTRKLHHHPIDPKQVIIPFVIWMVFSAGWTSWEGHLGGLLAGGVAGLGVAYAPARRRTLVQVVVLVGLAVLLLALVLVKSRDVVG
- a CDS encoding L,D-transpeptidase family protein, encoding MKRRSLILGAAAGVAAPVLLASAEPASAAVRDATTRAGTWTGPTVKRHFPGRDNKAARLTTLPRGTLQVVVVTATSATTSYATLETFARIRGYWTPVSAALPARIGAKGFSDNHVEGVATTPTGVYAIGPTMYGIASDPGVRYPYHRLVSGDWWNENPNSSAYNSFQHTATDPGGYSEALWQETTAYTHFAVITYNMPPTVATPVPGAGSGIFLHQFSTSGGNPTAGCVSLSHDHLVGVLRWLRPEANPHIVLSPAANLSRY